The proteins below come from a single Azospirillum thiophilum genomic window:
- a CDS encoding FtsB family cell division protein: MIADFTDILARAAKSAIRQAIMPALCACVVAYFAYYAIHGDRGLVAMKQIQGEIAQAEVVLNQLRTEREEMERRAQLLRGDGLDRDMLEERARLMLNFSNPRDVIVKLPKLAEPEGAAMQK; the protein is encoded by the coding sequence ATGATCGCAGACTTCACCGATATTCTCGCCCGCGCCGCCAAGAGCGCGATCCGCCAGGCCATCATGCCGGCGCTGTGCGCCTGCGTGGTCGCCTATTTCGCCTACTACGCGATCCATGGCGACCGCGGGCTGGTGGCGATGAAGCAGATCCAGGGGGAGATCGCCCAGGCCGAAGTGGTCCTCAACCAGCTCCGCACCGAACGGGAGGAGATGGAGCGCCGCGCCCAGCTGCTGCGCGGCGACGGGCTGGACCGCGACATGCTGGAGGAGCGGGCGCGGCTGATGCTGAACTTCTCCAACCCGCGCGACGTCATCGTCAAACTTCCCAAACTGGCCGAGCCGGAAGGGGCGGCCATGCAGAAGTAA
- the modC gene encoding molybdenum ABC transporter ATP-binding protein → MLDLSIRQTLGAFTLDVAFTAEGSGVTALFGRSGSGKTTVINAIAGLTRPDAGHIRIGDTVFFDSARRIDVPVEKRRIGYVFQDARLFPHMTVRSNLEYGLRRVPAAERRIAFAPVVELLGLGHLLDRRPRGLSGGEKQRVAFGRALLAQPRLLLMDEPMASLDAARKAEIMPYIERLRDEMNIPIVMVSHALDEVVRLATTMVLIGEGRVRAVGPVGTVMGRLDLSAVTGAQDAGAVLDLTVERHVEGDGLTVLAFDGGHLTVPRIDRPPGAAVRLHIHARDVIVALQPPAGVSVRNALAAEVVEVAEAGPSSADLRLAVGGSFLIARITRAAVRELELAPGRKVVALVKGIAFEPETGGAANGGRGRVVDV, encoded by the coding sequence ATGCTTGACCTGTCGATCCGCCAGACGCTGGGCGCCTTCACGCTCGACGTCGCCTTCACCGCCGAGGGAAGCGGGGTCACCGCGCTGTTCGGCCGCTCCGGCTCGGGCAAGACCACGGTCATCAACGCCATCGCCGGGCTGACCCGGCCGGATGCGGGGCATATCCGCATCGGCGATACGGTGTTCTTCGACAGCGCCCGGCGCATCGACGTCCCGGTGGAGAAGCGGCGCATCGGCTACGTCTTCCAGGACGCGCGGCTGTTCCCGCACATGACCGTGCGCAGCAACCTGGAATACGGTTTGCGCCGGGTGCCTGCCGCCGAGCGGCGCATTGCCTTCGCCCCGGTGGTCGAGCTGCTGGGGCTGGGGCATCTGCTGGACCGCCGGCCGCGCGGCCTGTCCGGCGGCGAGAAGCAGCGCGTCGCCTTTGGCCGCGCCCTGCTGGCGCAGCCGCGCCTGCTGCTGATGGACGAGCCGATGGCCTCGCTCGACGCCGCCCGCAAGGCCGAGATCATGCCCTACATCGAGCGGCTGCGCGACGAGATGAACATCCCCATCGTCATGGTCAGCCACGCGCTGGACGAGGTGGTGCGGCTCGCCACGACGATGGTGCTGATCGGCGAGGGCAGGGTGCGGGCCGTCGGTCCGGTCGGCACGGTGATGGGCAGGCTCGACCTGTCCGCGGTCACGGGCGCGCAGGATGCCGGCGCCGTGCTGGACCTGACCGTCGAGCGTCATGTCGAGGGGGACGGGCTGACCGTGCTGGCCTTCGACGGCGGGCATCTGACCGTGCCGCGGATCGACCGGCCGCCAGGAGCGGCGGTGCGCCTGCACATCCACGCGCGCGACGTCATCGTCGCGCTGCAGCCGCCGGCCGGAGTCAGCGTGCGCAACGCGCTCGCCGCCGAGGTGGTCGAGGTGGCGGAGGCCGGGCCGTCGTCGGCCGACCTGCGGCTTGCGGTGGGCGGTTCCTTCCTGATCGCGCGCATCACCCGGGCGGCGGTGCGCGAACTCGAACTGGCGCCCGGCCGCAAGGTGGTGGCGCTGGTCAAGGGCATCGCCTTCGAACCGGAGACCGGCGGGGCGGCGAATGGCGGCCGGGGCCGCGTCGTCGACGTCTGA
- the modB gene encoding molybdate ABC transporter permease subunit → MDILTPMETTALLLSLRVAGVAIAFGLPVAVLAAWVLGRYSFPGKTLFDGLVHLPLVLPPVVTGYILLVTMGTKGVVGGWLYQSFGIKLIFTAEGASLAVAVTSFPLMVRAIRLSVEAIDGGLEAAARTLGAGPVDRFFSILLPLMAPGLLSGAIVAFAAAMGEFGAVITFVSNIPGQTQTLPLAIYAATQEPGGDAVAARLAAISFSVALVALMLSEVLAGRLRRLIGQT, encoded by the coding sequence ATGGATATCCTGACGCCGATGGAGACCACCGCGTTGCTGCTGAGCCTGCGTGTCGCGGGCGTCGCCATCGCGTTCGGGTTGCCGGTCGCCGTGCTCGCCGCCTGGGTGCTGGGGCGCTATTCCTTCCCCGGCAAGACCCTGTTCGACGGGCTGGTCCATCTGCCGCTGGTCCTGCCGCCGGTGGTCACCGGCTACATCCTGCTGGTGACCATGGGCACCAAGGGCGTGGTCGGCGGCTGGCTGTACCAGAGCTTCGGCATCAAGCTGATCTTCACCGCGGAAGGGGCGTCGCTGGCGGTGGCCGTGACCTCCTTCCCGCTGATGGTGCGGGCGATCCGGCTGTCGGTGGAGGCGATCGATGGCGGGCTGGAGGCGGCGGCGCGCACGCTGGGCGCCGGCCCGGTCGACCGCTTCTTCAGCATCCTGTTGCCGCTGATGGCGCCCGGGCTGCTGTCCGGCGCCATCGTCGCCTTCGCCGCGGCGATGGGCGAGTTCGGCGCGGTCATCACCTTCGTTTCCAACATTCCCGGACAGACCCAGACTCTGCCGCTGGCGATCTATGCCGCGACGCAGGAACCCGGCGGCGACGCGGTGGCGGCGCGGCTGGCGGCGATCTCCTTCTCGGTTGCCCTGGTGGCGCTGATGCTGTCGGAAGTCCTGGCGGGCCGGCTGCGCCGCCTGATCGGGCAAACCTGA
- the modA gene encoding molybdate ABC transporter substrate-binding protein, giving the protein MFGLRLALGRRDGCRAVARAVSVAVLGFGLTLAAPAAMAQDVLVLAAASTKNAVEKLASQFKAKTGMSVTSSFAASSALAKQIENGAPADIFISADLDWMDYLQQRNLIKADSRVNLLGNELVVVAPKGSPIKPDLSKGGTLAAQLGDGRLATGDPSNVPVGKYAKAALEKLGQWTAVEPKLARADSVRAALVLVSRGEVPLGIVYRTDAAIDPGVEVAAVFPPDSYPAIVYPAALTAISKSSHAAAFLDYIKSPDGMAVWKEFGFVPAPKAP; this is encoded by the coding sequence ATGTTCGGTTTGCGTTTGGCCTTGGGTCGCCGGGATGGGTGCCGCGCGGTGGCGCGGGCGGTTTCGGTGGCCGTCCTGGGCTTCGGACTGACGCTGGCCGCCCCGGCGGCGATGGCGCAGGATGTGCTGGTGCTCGCCGCCGCCTCCACCAAGAACGCGGTCGAGAAGCTGGCTTCCCAGTTCAAGGCAAAGACCGGCATGTCAGTGACCTCGTCCTTCGCCGCGTCGTCGGCCTTGGCCAAGCAGATCGAGAATGGGGCGCCGGCCGACATCTTCATTTCCGCCGATCTCGACTGGATGGATTACCTGCAGCAGCGCAACCTGATCAAGGCCGACAGCCGCGTCAACCTGCTCGGCAACGAGCTGGTGGTGGTCGCGCCGAAGGGGTCGCCGATCAAGCCCGACCTGTCCAAGGGTGGCACGCTGGCGGCCCAGCTGGGCGACGGCCGGCTCGCCACCGGCGACCCGTCGAACGTTCCGGTCGGGAAGTACGCCAAGGCGGCGCTGGAGAAGTTGGGGCAGTGGACGGCCGTCGAGCCGAAGCTGGCGCGGGCGGACAGCGTACGCGCGGCGCTGGTGCTGGTCAGCCGCGGCGAGGTGCCGCTGGGCATCGTCTATCGCACCGACGCCGCCATCGATCCGGGTGTCGAGGTTGCCGCGGTCTTCCCGCCGGACAGCTATCCGGCCATCGTCTATCCGGCGGCGCTGACCGCCATCTCGAAGAGCAGCCACGCCGCCGCCTTCCTGGACTACATCAAATCGCCGGACGGCATGGCGGTTTGGAAGGAATTCGGCTTCGTTCCGGCGCCCAAGGCACCGTAA
- the rpe gene encoding ribulose-phosphate 3-epimerase, giving the protein MRAVKISPSILSADFARLGEEVRAVDAAGADYIHIDVMDGHFVPNLTIGPGVVKALRPHTAKIFDVHLMISPVDAFVPEFAKAGADIITVHPEAGPHLHRTIQLIKSLGKKAGVSLNPATPVDAIQHVLEDIDLVLVMTVNPGFGGQSFIMSQLPKIRDLRARIDAIGKPIDLEIDGGINPETAKLAVEAGADVLVAGTATFTGGPERYAANIRALR; this is encoded by the coding sequence ATGCGCGCCGTCAAGATTTCCCCCTCGATTCTCTCCGCCGATTTCGCCCGGCTGGGCGAGGAGGTCCGCGCGGTCGACGCCGCCGGCGCCGACTACATCCACATCGACGTGATGGACGGCCATTTCGTGCCGAATCTCACCATCGGCCCCGGCGTGGTAAAGGCGTTGCGGCCGCACACGGCCAAGATCTTCGACGTCCATCTGATGATCTCGCCGGTGGACGCCTTCGTGCCGGAATTCGCCAAGGCGGGCGCCGACATCATCACCGTCCATCCGGAAGCCGGGCCGCACCTGCACCGCACGATCCAGCTGATCAAGTCGCTGGGCAAGAAGGCCGGCGTCTCGCTCAACCCGGCCACGCCGGTCGACGCCATCCAGCATGTGCTGGAGGACATCGACCTCGTGCTGGTGATGACGGTCAACCCCGGCTTCGGCGGCCAGAGCTTCATCATGAGCCAGTTGCCGAAGATCCGCGACCTGCGCGCCCGCATCGACGCCATCGGCAAGCCGATCGACCTGGAGATCGACGGCGGCATCAACCCCGAGACCGCCAAGCTGGCGGTGGAGGCGGGCGCCGACGTGCTGGTCGCCGGCACCGCCACCTTCACCGGCGGGCCGGAGCGGTACGCCGCCAACATCCGCGCGCTGCGCTGA
- a CDS encoding GlsB/YeaQ/YmgE family stress response membrane protein → MGILWTIIIGFLAGIVAKFLMPGRDPGGFIITTLLGIAGAFIATYLGAAVGWYRPGEGAGFIGAIVGAIIILAIYRMIVGRRTTV, encoded by the coding sequence ATGGGCATTCTCTGGACGATCATCATCGGCTTTCTCGCCGGCATCGTCGCCAAGTTCCTGATGCCGGGTCGCGATCCGGGCGGCTTCATCATCACCACCCTGCTCGGCATCGCCGGTGCCTTCATCGCAACCTATCTGGGCGCCGCCGTCGGCTGGTATCGTCCGGGCGAGGGGGCGGGTTTCATCGGCGCGATCGTCGGTGCAATCATCATCCTGGCCATCTACCGCATGATCGTCGGCCGCCGCACCACTGTCTGA
- a CDS encoding PhyR family response regulator anti-anti-sigma factor, producing the protein MLVYECELFELVPVLRRYARALTGATDRGDALVTRCVEAATMAPSHFGFDRGGDNARLPLYALLNLLFDRSPEEFGPPGRPLPSPHPIERALAELAEPDRRLYLLTALEGLSPPQAAKVLQLPRAEAVARLKTARDRVRAAMVQRVMVVEDNALLAMELGELVADMGHVVCGTAGNEPEALALLKAQKPTLALLDVRLADGGSGIEIARRLKRVRDLRTIFVTAFDDDILALDARHLGQIVRKPFTNAGLQAAISRAIFMPQPVALG; encoded by the coding sequence ATGCTGGTTTACGAATGTGAACTGTTCGAGCTGGTTCCGGTCCTGCGCCGCTATGCGCGGGCGTTGACCGGCGCGACCGACCGCGGCGACGCGCTGGTGACGCGGTGCGTCGAGGCGGCGACGATGGCTCCGTCCCATTTCGGCTTCGACCGCGGCGGCGACAACGCGCGCCTGCCGCTTTATGCCCTGCTGAACCTGCTGTTCGACCGCTCGCCGGAAGAGTTCGGCCCGCCCGGCCGGCCACTGCCGTCCCCCCACCCGATCGAACGCGCGCTGGCGGAACTGGCCGAGCCGGACCGCCGCCTCTATCTGCTGACGGCACTGGAAGGGCTGAGCCCGCCGCAGGCGGCCAAGGTGCTGCAACTGCCGCGCGCCGAAGCGGTGGCGCGGCTGAAGACGGCCCGCGACCGTGTGCGCGCCGCCATGGTGCAGCGGGTGATGGTGGTAGAGGACAACGCCCTGCTGGCGATGGAGTTGGGCGAATTGGTGGCCGACATGGGCCATGTCGTCTGCGGCACCGCCGGCAACGAGCCGGAGGCGCTGGCCCTCTTGAAGGCGCAGAAGCCGACGCTGGCCCTGCTGGACGTCCGGCTGGCCGACGGCGGCAGCGGGATCGAGATCGCCCGCCGGCTGAAGCGCGTCCGCGACCTGCGCACCATCTTCGTCACCGCCTTCGACGACGACATCCTTGCGCTCGACGCCCGCCATCTCGGCCAGATCGTCCGCAAGCCCTTCACCAATGCCGGCCTCCAGGCCGCCATCTCTCGCGCCATCTTCATGCCGCAGCCGGTGGCGCTGGGCTGA
- a CDS encoding thermonuclease family protein translates to MTSLACSDGWTPVVMLALCIAWAGPAAAQGNRPTNQAATNQAAKGRGPIANTPDQTIKGAAMAVEGDLLTVNGTPVRLMGIDAPDPGQKCKNRYGHELDCFKVATAVLANMVKGEEVTCIVTEQDRTGELKGECRVRGVDLGAAMVARGWAFQYASLSPAYQRGEAYAQSKRMGLWAGQVEKPWQWRSRQIRETAR, encoded by the coding sequence ATGACCAGCCTAGCCTGTTCTGACGGGTGGACGCCGGTCGTGATGCTGGCGCTGTGTATCGCCTGGGCGGGACCGGCGGCGGCCCAGGGAAACCGGCCGACCAATCAGGCGGCGACCAATCAGGCTGCAAAAGGGCGCGGCCCGATCGCCAACACCCCGGACCAGACGATCAAGGGGGCGGCGATGGCGGTGGAGGGCGACCTGCTGACCGTCAACGGCACCCCCGTGCGGCTGATGGGCATCGACGCTCCCGATCCCGGGCAAAAATGCAAGAACCGCTACGGCCACGAACTGGATTGCTTCAAGGTCGCCACCGCGGTGCTCGCCAACATGGTGAAGGGCGAGGAGGTGACCTGCATCGTCACCGAGCAGGACCGGACCGGTGAGTTGAAGGGCGAATGCCGGGTGCGCGGCGTCGATCTGGGCGCGGCGATGGTGGCGCGCGGCTGGGCCTTCCAATATGCCAGCTTGTCGCCCGCCTATCAGAGAGGCGAGGCCTACGCCCAGAGCAAGCGGATGGGGCTGTGGGCCGGGCAGGTGGAGAAGCCCTGGCAATGGCGGTCGCGGCAAATCCGGGAGACGGCGCGCTGA
- a CDS encoding SOS response-associated peptidase, with protein sequence MLLTTPVSEIQRLFGVPERPNLMPRWNVAPTQDIPVIRREEEEGLPGRHLALLRWGLVPPWADDPSIGSRMINARGESVADKPAFRDAFRKRRCLVPLDGFYEWTSVGEGAKPRKQGHIIRRRDRGLFALAGLWECWRGPKGAPPLEPPLESVTVVTTATNATLSFLHDRMPVVLDPADWDAWLDPATPLPVVEGLIRSAPEDWLDVVPVGPKVNSVRNDDASCLDPPQEVERAEAKRKKADDQPSLF encoded by the coding sequence ATGCTACTAACCACCCCAGTCAGCGAAATCCAGCGCCTGTTCGGCGTGCCGGAACGGCCGAACCTGATGCCGCGCTGGAACGTCGCCCCGACCCAGGACATCCCCGTCATCCGCCGCGAGGAGGAGGAAGGCCTGCCCGGCCGCCATCTGGCGCTGCTGCGCTGGGGGCTGGTGCCGCCCTGGGCCGACGACCCGTCCATCGGCTCGCGGATGATCAATGCGCGCGGCGAATCGGTCGCCGACAAGCCGGCCTTCCGCGACGCCTTCCGCAAGCGTCGCTGTCTGGTGCCGCTCGACGGATTCTATGAATGGACCAGTGTGGGGGAGGGGGCGAAGCCGCGCAAGCAAGGCCACATCATCCGCCGCCGCGACCGTGGCCTGTTCGCGCTGGCCGGACTGTGGGAGTGCTGGCGCGGTCCGAAGGGGGCGCCGCCCCTGGAGCCGCCGCTGGAAAGCGTGACGGTGGTGACGACGGCGACCAATGCCACCCTGTCCTTCCTGCACGACCGCATGCCGGTGGTGCTCGACCCCGCCGACTGGGACGCCTGGCTCGATCCGGCCACCCCGCTGCCGGTGGTGGAGGGGCTGATCCGCTCGGCTCCGGAGGATTGGCTCGACGTCGTGCCGGTGGGACCGAAAGTGAACAGCGTGCGCAACGACGACGCCTCCTGCCTCGACCCGCCCCAGGAGGTGGAGCGGGCCGAGGCAAAGCGGAAAAAGGCCGATGACCAGCCTAGCCTGTTCTGA
- a CDS encoding xanthine dehydrogenase family protein molybdopterin-binding subunit gives MKFGIGQAVPRTEDARLLTGGGRYTDDVSLPGQAYAAFVRSPHAFAAIGSVDASDALAQPGVLAIYTVADLDAETIGMIPCQAALKQRDGSRYVRTPRPVLARGFVRHVGDPVAMVVAETLEAAREAAELVMVDYQDREPVTGTLAALEPGRPLVWDEAPDNLCFDWDTGDEAAVDAAFAAAHRVVELELVNNRVVANPMEGRACLAGVESGADGAPGRLLIYVTSQGVHGLQKQFAKMLNEPEERIRVLTTDVGGGFGMKLFNYPEYVACLFAARRLNRAVKWAADRIEGFISDDHGRDHVSKARLALDADGRFLGLRVDTVANLGAYLSNYGPFIPTDAGSAMLVGSYRTPAVYVRVKGVFTNTQPVDAYRGAGRPEAAYLLERLIDHAGRVTGLGPAEIRRRNFIPPTAMPYATPMGQVYDTGEFAQNLEDGLLLSDMAGLPARKEAAKARGKLRGAGLATYIEACSGGGPEQATVQVNGDGKVVLMIGTQTNGQGHETAYKQILADRLGVPPEDVEVVQGDTDRVSWGSGTGGSRSVPVGGSALAEGAAKVVKAATTVAADLLETAEIDIEFTDGRFAVVGTDRAVTLKEVAAKAAESGTGGIAFSEMARWTPPASTFPNGCHVAEVEVDPATGVIEVLRYSVVDDFGTVINPMLVIGQIHGGVAQGLGQALQERVVFDPDSGQLLTASFMDYQMPRAVDMPPIEVKLNSVPSTTNMLGMKGAGEAGAIGAPPAIINAVVDALSHLGITHIDMPATPEAVWTAIRDAESRLVA, from the coding sequence ATGAAGTTCGGCATCGGACAGGCGGTTCCGCGCACCGAAGACGCCCGGCTGCTGACCGGCGGCGGCCGTTATACCGACGACGTGTCGCTGCCCGGCCAGGCCTATGCGGCCTTCGTCCGTTCTCCGCACGCCTTCGCCGCCATCGGATCGGTCGATGCGTCGGATGCGCTCGCCCAGCCCGGCGTGCTGGCGATCTACACCGTCGCCGACCTCGATGCCGAGACGATCGGCATGATCCCCTGCCAGGCGGCGCTGAAACAGCGCGACGGCTCGCGCTATGTCCGCACCCCGCGTCCGGTGCTGGCGCGCGGCTTCGTCCGCCATGTCGGCGACCCGGTCGCCATGGTGGTGGCGGAAACGCTGGAAGCCGCGCGCGAGGCTGCCGAACTGGTGATGGTCGATTACCAGGACCGTGAGCCCGTCACCGGTACGCTCGCGGCGCTGGAGCCCGGCCGCCCGCTGGTGTGGGACGAGGCCCCGGACAACCTCTGCTTCGATTGGGACACCGGCGACGAGGCGGCAGTGGACGCAGCATTTGCCGCCGCCCACCGCGTGGTCGAGCTGGAGCTGGTCAACAACCGCGTCGTCGCCAACCCGATGGAGGGCCGCGCCTGCCTCGCCGGCGTCGAATCCGGTGCGGACGGCGCTCCCGGCCGCCTGCTGATCTATGTGACCAGCCAGGGCGTCCACGGCCTGCAGAAGCAGTTCGCCAAGATGCTCAACGAGCCGGAGGAGCGCATCCGCGTACTGACCACCGACGTCGGCGGCGGCTTCGGCATGAAGCTGTTCAACTACCCGGAATATGTCGCCTGCCTGTTCGCCGCGCGCCGGCTGAACCGCGCCGTCAAATGGGCCGCCGACCGCATCGAGGGTTTCATCAGCGACGACCATGGCCGCGACCATGTCAGCAAGGCGCGTCTCGCGCTCGACGCCGACGGCCGTTTCCTCGGGCTGCGGGTCGATACCGTCGCCAACCTGGGCGCCTACCTGTCCAACTACGGCCCCTTCATCCCGACCGATGCCGGATCGGCGATGCTCGTGGGATCCTACCGGACCCCTGCGGTCTATGTGCGGGTGAAGGGTGTCTTCACCAATACCCAGCCGGTGGACGCCTATCGCGGCGCCGGCCGGCCGGAGGCGGCCTATCTGCTGGAACGGCTGATCGACCATGCCGGCCGCGTCACCGGGCTCGGCCCGGCGGAGATCCGGCGGCGCAACTTCATCCCGCCGACCGCCATGCCCTACGCCACGCCGATGGGCCAGGTCTATGACACCGGCGAGTTCGCGCAGAATCTGGAGGACGGCCTGCTGCTGTCCGACATGGCCGGACTGCCGGCCCGCAAGGAGGCGGCGAAGGCCCGCGGCAAGCTGCGCGGCGCCGGGCTCGCCACCTATATCGAGGCCTGTTCGGGCGGCGGGCCGGAGCAGGCGACCGTCCAGGTCAATGGCGACGGCAAGGTCGTGCTGATGATCGGCACCCAGACCAACGGCCAGGGCCACGAGACCGCCTACAAGCAGATCCTCGCCGACCGGCTGGGGGTGCCGCCGGAGGATGTCGAGGTGGTCCAGGGCGACACCGACCGCGTCAGCTGGGGCTCCGGCACCGGCGGTTCCCGCTCCGTCCCGGTCGGCGGCTCGGCGCTGGCGGAGGGAGCGGCCAAGGTGGTGAAGGCCGCGACGACCGTCGCCGCCGACCTGCTGGAAACCGCCGAAATCGACATCGAGTTCACCGACGGCCGCTTCGCCGTCGTCGGCACCGACCGCGCGGTGACGCTGAAGGAGGTCGCCGCCAAGGCCGCGGAAAGCGGGACCGGTGGCATCGCCTTCTCGGAAATGGCGCGCTGGACGCCGCCGGCCAGCACCTTCCCCAACGGCTGCCATGTCGCCGAGGTGGAGGTCGACCCCGCCACCGGCGTGATCGAGGTGCTGCGCTACAGCGTCGTCGACGATTTCGGCACCGTGATCAACCCGATGCTGGTGATCGGCCAGATCCATGGCGGTGTCGCCCAGGGGCTGGGTCAGGCGCTTCAGGAACGCGTGGTGTTCGATCCCGACAGCGGGCAGCTGCTGACGGCATCCTTCATGGACTACCAGATGCCGCGCGCGGTCGACATGCCGCCGATCGAGGTGAAGCTGAACAGCGTGCCCAGCACCACCAACATGCTGGGCATGAAGGGCGCCGGCGAGGCCGGAGCCATCGGCGCGCCGCCAGCCATCATCAACGCGGTGGTCGATGCGCTGTCGCATCTCGGCATCACCCACATCGACATGCCGGCGACGCCCGAGGCGGTGTGGACGGCGATCCGCGATGCCGAAAGCCGGCTGGTGGCATAG
- a CDS encoding EAL domain-containing protein: protein MDFTMAFQPIVDIAAGQVWAHEALVRGTEGQGAGWVLGQVTDANRYAFDQSCRIKAIELASELPMGGARLSINFLPNAVYKAEACIRATLAAARRTGFPTDRIIFEVTENERVVDHDHLKGIFTEYRRQGFLTAIDDFGSGYSGLNLLAEFQPDIIKLDMELTRGIDANRARRSIVKAILAVCGDLGITPIAEGIETVDEAKTLRDLGVTLMQGYLFARPAFRAVVSEPDFAGLVA from the coding sequence ATGGACTTCACGATGGCCTTCCAGCCCATCGTCGACATCGCGGCCGGGCAGGTGTGGGCGCATGAGGCGCTGGTGCGCGGAACCGAAGGCCAGGGTGCCGGCTGGGTGCTGGGACAGGTGACCGACGCCAACCGCTATGCCTTCGACCAGTCCTGCCGGATCAAGGCCATCGAACTGGCATCGGAGCTGCCGATGGGCGGTGCCCGCCTGTCGATCAACTTCCTGCCCAACGCCGTCTACAAGGCGGAGGCCTGCATCCGGGCGACGCTCGCCGCCGCCCGCCGCACCGGTTTTCCCACCGATCGCATCATCTTCGAGGTGACGGAGAACGAGCGGGTGGTCGACCATGACCATCTGAAAGGCATCTTCACCGAATACAGGCGCCAGGGCTTCCTGACCGCCATCGACGATTTCGGCTCCGGCTATTCCGGCCTCAACCTGCTCGCCGAATTCCAGCCCGACATCATCAAGCTGGACATGGAGCTGACCCGCGGAATCGACGCCAACCGTGCCCGGCGCAGCATCGTCAAGGCGATCCTCGCGGTGTGCGGCGACCTGGGCATCACGCCCATCGCCGAGGGCATCGAAACGGTGGACGAGGCGAAGACCCTGCGCGACCTCGGCGTCACCCTGATGCAGGGCTACCTGTTCGCCAGACCGGCCTTCCGGGCGGTGGTGAGCGAGCCGGATTTCGCCGGGCTGGTGGCCTGA
- a CDS encoding GNAT family N-acetyltransferase, with translation MTGELRDARWRAMTAADLDRVLAIADIVHPDYPEDRAVFEERLALYPAGCRVAECRGEAIGYGVMHPGRLGVPPPLDSPLGDVPADADCLYLHDIALLPAARGSGAGAAVLAYAHGLAAREGWRWLALTSTPAARSYWDRAGFTPYRDGGAALAAKLASYGGGMSYMTAAVTSG, from the coding sequence ATGACGGGTGAGCTTCGTGATGCGCGATGGCGTGCGATGACCGCGGCCGATCTGGACCGGGTGCTCGCCATCGCGGACATCGTGCATCCGGACTATCCGGAGGACCGTGCCGTCTTCGAGGAGCGTCTGGCGCTCTATCCCGCCGGCTGCCGTGTGGCCGAATGCCGCGGGGAGGCGATCGGCTACGGCGTGATGCATCCGGGGCGGCTGGGTGTCCCGCCGCCGCTCGACTCGCCGCTGGGGGATGTGCCGGCGGATGCAGACTGCCTCTATCTGCACGACATCGCGCTGCTCCCCGCGGCCCGCGGCAGCGGGGCGGGGGCGGCGGTGCTGGCCTACGCCCACGGGCTGGCGGCACGGGAGGGCTGGCGGTGGCTGGCCCTGACTTCGACGCCGGCGGCACGGAGCTATTGGGACCGGGCGGGGTTCACGCCCTACCGTGACGGCGGCGCGGCGCTGGCGGCCAAGCTGGCGAGCTATGGCGGCGGCATGAGCTACATGACGGCGGCGGTGACGTCCGGATGA
- the cysQ gene encoding 3'(2'),5'-bisphosphate nucleotidase CysQ, whose protein sequence is MPDAAVASLLPTVRTIAHEAGQVILRFYNDGIDVATKVDGSPVTQADHAAEAVILPALHHLMPGVPVVAEEAAAAGHRPDISGGRFWLVDPLDGTKEFISRNGEFTVNIALIENGVPVLGVVYAPATGDLYAAAGPGTAVHCAEGRHDHAIGVRNPPADGLTVVASRSHGSGSVLEDFLAKYTVKDRVSCGSSLKFCTVASGKADLYPRFGPTSEWDTAAGHAVLIGAGGRVEQPDGTPLVYGKADILNPNFVAYGWK, encoded by the coding sequence ATGCCCGACGCCGCTGTGGCGAGCCTGCTGCCGACGGTCCGCACCATCGCCCATGAGGCCGGTCAGGTCATCCTGCGCTTCTACAACGACGGCATCGACGTCGCCACCAAGGTCGACGGCAGCCCGGTGACGCAGGCCGACCATGCCGCCGAAGCGGTGATCCTGCCGGCGCTGCACCACCTGATGCCCGGCGTGCCGGTGGTCGCGGAGGAGGCTGCGGCGGCCGGACATCGGCCGGACATCTCCGGCGGCCGGTTCTGGCTGGTCGATCCGCTCGACGGCACCAAGGAGTTCATCTCGCGCAACGGCGAGTTCACGGTGAACATCGCCCTGATCGAAAACGGCGTACCGGTGCTGGGCGTCGTCTATGCGCCGGCCACCGGCGACCTCTATGCCGCCGCCGGCCCCGGCACCGCCGTGCATTGCGCGGAGGGGCGTCACGACCACGCCATCGGCGTCCGCAACCCGCCGGCCGACGGGCTGACCGTCGTCGCCAGCCGCTCGCACGGCAGCGGGTCGGTGCTTGAGGATTTCCTGGCCAAGTACACGGTCAAGGACCGGGTGTCCTGCGGCAGCTCGCTGAAATTCTGCACGGTCGCCAGCGGCAAGGCCGACCTCTATCCCCGCTTCGGCCCGACCAGCGAATGGGACACCGCCGCCGGCCATGCCGTGCTGATCGGTGCCGGCGGCCGGGTGGAGCAGCCGGACGGAACGCCGCTCGTCTACGGCAAGGCCGACATCCTGAACCCGAACTTCGTGGCCTACGGCTGGAAATGA